The genomic segment GGCGGCCAGCCCAGGCCCGCCAGGGTCGCCTGGAAGGCCCGCGCGCGCCGCCCGTCCGGTGGGCCGATCAGCAGGATGTCCGGCGCCGGGACGCCCGCCGGGAAGGGGGCGGGGTCACTCACCCAGCGCCACGAACCGCCAGTCGTCCTCCTCGTCCTGGCGGTCGCTGACGTCCACCTGGGTGGGTAGGGCGGCCAGGCGCGCGGTCATCTCTTCGCTCATGAAATGGTGCGCGGCGTGCAGTTTCTTCAGGTGGGGCACGTGCGGACTGCTCAGCAGCGCCTGCCCGCCCTCGTCGGTCAGGACACCCATCGACACGTCCAGTTCCTCCAGCTGCGCCGTGACGGGCGCGCCCGCCAGCACCTGCGCGATCTGATCCTGGTAGTCGCTGTTCTTCAGGCCCAGGAACCGCAGGTTCGGGAACAGCGTGCCGCCCAGCAGGGGCGTCAGGTCGTCCACGCTGCTCGTCGCGCCGTAGTTGTCGGTGCCCAGGTACAGTTCCAGGTGCTCCAGCGCGGGCAGCTCGGCCGTCATGACCTGCCGCACCACGTCCGCACTCAGGCCGCCCGCCTGGATCACCAGTTCCCGCAGCTGCCCCAGGCGCACCTGGCCGAGGCTCAGCTCGTTGCCGCCGCGCACGCCCAGGTGCGTCAGGTGCGGGTAGGCGCTCAGCACCGGGGAGAGGTCGGACTGCGTGAGCCACGAGATCTCGGATTCCTCGTACGTGACGTCCCCGATGAACAGCACCCGCAGGTTGGGCAGCTGCGCGTGCGCCGCGGCGAGCGCCTCGATGACCTCGGCATTGCTTTCCATGCTGTCGTCGGTGCTCCACCAGCCCACCACGAATCCCGGCGTGGTCTCCACGCCCGGCAGGCTCAGGAACGCGCGGAAGCGCTCCACCCACGACTGCTCGTCCTCCCATTCCACCCCGATCCGGTGAATGGTGGTGGCCGGGTCGCCCAGCGGGTCGCCGGGATTCCACTGCCGAACCTGAAAGCCGCCGAACTCCGTGAGGTGCGCTCCGATGGTCATGCGGTCAGTGTACCCAGCGGCCCGGCCGCCCGGCGGCGGACCTGCTTCCAGCAGCGCAGGGGGCCACCGGGCAGGCTGACCCGGTGGCCCCCCCTGCCGGTGTCCGTTACCCGCCGACGTGCACCTGGGGGCGGCGCGTGACGTCGCGTTCGGCGACGCGCAGCACCTCGCGGGTCAGGGGTGGAATGTCACCCTCACCTGCCAGGACGAAGCGCAGGGCGTTCTCGGCGGGTCCTTTCTCGCTCCATTCGAAGTACACGTGGGGTGGGGTGCCGGTCAGGTCACGGACGTGCAGCAGCACGGCGGCCAGCGTGTTCGGCACCGAGCTACCGCGGGCGCGCAGGATGCCGTGCGCGCCGACCTGCACGCCGGTCACGTCCACCTGGGGGCGGAATTCGCTGGCGTCGGTGATCTCGACTTCCAGGAACAGTGCGGCCTCGTTCGGGCGCAGGTGGTTGTCCAGGCGGACCTCCAGCGCCTTTTCCTGGTATTCGGTGGTGTCCCCGGCGTTTAGGCGGTTGGCGATGAAGCGCACCGGGAGGCCGCGCGCGGCGGTGTCCTGGATGAGCTGCGCGGCGCGTTCGTCGAGCACCACGCGCGACACGCGCAGTTCGGTGCTGCGCCCGATGCGGGACCAGACGCTGACGGCCAGGATGCCCGCGATGAACGCCAGCGCGATCCACAGGCCCTCGGGGCGCTCGCGGACGGTGACGGCGCTGGTGTACACGAAGATCAGGCTGACCAGCGCGAACATGACGGCCGCGCCCCGGTGCCCGCGCCTCAGTTCGGTCAGGAACACCGCGATGGCCGCGGAGGTCATCAGGGCCAGCACCCCGGTCGCGTACGCGCCGGCCTGGGCGTCCACGTCCGCGCGGAACGCCACGGTGACGCCCGCGGCGATCAGCGTGAAGATCAGCACGAGGGGGCGGGTGGCGCGCGCCCAGTCGGGGGCCATGCCGTAGCGGGGCAGGTAGCGCGGCACGATGTTCAGCAGGCCCGCCATCGCGGAGGCGCCTGCGAACCACAGGATCAGGATGGTGCTGATGTCGTACGCGGTGCCGAAGCCCTCGCCGAGCCGTTCGTGCGCGAGGAACGCCAGCGCGCGCCCGTTCGCCTCGCCTGCCGGGGTGACGGCGGTGACGGTGGCGGTGCTGCCGGCGGGGCGGACGGTCACGGTGATCGGCACGCGCCCGCCCACTGTGTCGGCCTGCACCGTGAACGTGCCGCTGCGTCCGGCGGGGAGGGTCAGGGCGTACAGGTCGCGCGGGCGGGTCTGGCTGTCCAGCGGGACGTTCACGACCGCGCGGCCCGCCGCCAGGTCGGCGCTGCTGACCTCGCGGGTGACGGTCGTTTCCGCCCAGAACTCATGCCGGGGAATCAGGAGGGTGGTGATCAGGGACGAGCCGATCAGCAGGACGCTCATGATCAGCGCGGCGGTCGTGAGCAGTTTCTTCGCGTTGCGGATGCGCCCGGCGGGCTTCTGCGGCGTGTCCGTGGGGTCGCCCTTCACGAGCGGCATGACGACCACGCCCGTCTCGAAGCCCGACAGGCCCAGCGCCAGCGCGGGGAACACCAGCAGCG from the Deinococcus sedimenti genome contains:
- a CDS encoding APC family permease, with the protein product MRWFLETGQPEPEGFYEQEQEVQAQHHTQPWWKVMCLTGVDYFSTLGYQPGIAALAAGALSPVATLVLVLVTLLGALPMYRRVAQESPHGDGSLSMLEKLLNYWPSKLLVLALLGFVATGFVITMTLSAADATAHLIENPFLKSTLEGLEVPLTLGLIALLAAVFLKGFKEAIGIAVGIVAVYLTLSLIVVGHGAAEVITHPTLLNGWWQALLGSYVSPLALIGAALLVFPALALGLSGFETGVVVMPLVKGDPTDTPQKPAGRIRNAKKLLTTAALIMSVLLIGSSLITTLLIPRHEFWAETTVTREVSSADLAAGRAVVNVPLDSQTRPRDLYALTLPAGRSGTFTVQADTVGGRVPITVTVRPAGSTATVTAVTPAGEANGRALAFLAHERLGEGFGTAYDISTILILWFAGASAMAGLLNIVPRYLPRYGMAPDWARATRPLVLIFTLIAAGVTVAFRADVDAQAGAYATGVLALMTSAAIAVFLTELRRGHRGAAVMFALVSLIFVYTSAVTVRERPEGLWIALAFIAGILAVSVWSRIGRSTELRVSRVVLDERAAQLIQDTAARGLPVRFIANRLNAGDTTEYQEKALEVRLDNHLRPNEAALFLEVEITDASEFRPQVDVTGVQVGAHGILRARGSSVPNTLAAVLLHVRDLTGTPPHVYFEWSEKGPAENALRFVLAGEGDIPPLTREVLRVAERDVTRRPQVHVGG
- a CDS encoding STM4015 family protein, which encodes MTIGAHLTEFGGFQVRQWNPGDPLGDPATTIHRIGVEWEDEQSWVERFRAFLSLPGVETTPGFVVGWWSTDDSMESNAEVIEALAAAHAQLPNLRVLFIGDVTYEESEISWLTQSDLSPVLSAYPHLTHLGVRGGNELSLGQVRLGQLRELVIQAGGLSADVVRQVMTAELPALEHLELYLGTDNYGATSSVDDLTPLLGGTLFPNLRFLGLKNSDYQDQIAQVLAGAPVTAQLEELDVSMGVLTDEGGQALLSSPHVPHLKKLHAAHHFMSEEMTARLAALPTQVDVSDRQDEEDDWRFVALGE